A window from Schistosoma haematobium chromosome 3, whole genome shotgun sequence encodes these proteins:
- the MPPED2_1 gene encoding Metallophosphoesterase mpped2 (EggNog:ENOG4113B80~COG:S): MSVDLIPSTTTYCGREKPSWSRIVNEEKMLNLNVYVVGEVGHPKAKVIRIVHISDTRGAHDAFTENIPRGHILIHSGDFTSHPPSLSLRFSTWCKSITGKLPRFKKRHSSPIKNWKQQIKEIDNFFAQQPHDFKIFVPGCWETWYSDSSGDCPTPEKIQSQLTSAIYLEDSWCQVFGLTIYGIPWTSADDLRPEDGAFVQKHLSHYTNFKLKTSISCLRLTEKVNGQTSSKPTTTVSSPCQSKGFVLPNIDDVSKQWMHIPDNTDVVVTHMPAWRPELYAHIADRVKPVLHLCGHDFAGYGVMWKKGTLFCNAALQLTSTFPSTGLPRRHSKKSVKHKSHDSNEYSYALGDFREPPLYTAKPNGRPRPPRWQRGLPKQLSRLFSTNQSSTGCSFFRRTRTLSSVVVTPTQSSKAAVAHTSADIGFIYDPDMRAGIGAMAVNDPTCSGSTHIGYASGGTGLSGSNVCSSACRRSPIVVDVYVVNDDQSVILPPYASSLINILNTQECTIHD, encoded by the exons atgtccgttgatctgataccatcaacaacaacctactgtggtagAGAAAAACCAAGTTGGAGCAGAATTGTAAATGAGGAAAAGATGCT GAATTTGAATGTATATGTAGTTGGTGAAGTTGGACACCCCAAGGCGAAAGTTATTCGTATTGTGCATATCTCAGATACAAGGGGGGCACATGATGCCTTCACAGAAAATATTCCACGAGGACACATTCTGATTCATTCTGGCGATTTTACATCTCACCCACCTTCGCTCAGCCTCCGCTTTTCAACATGGTGTAAGAGTATAACTGGTAAACTTCCTCGATTTAAAAAGCGCCATTCATCACCCATTAAGAACTGGAAACAACAAATCAAAGAGATTGATAATTTTTTTGCTCAACAGCCACATGATTTTAAAATCTTTGTTCCGGGTTGCTGGGAAACATGGTATTCGGATTCATCTGGTGACTGTCCTACGCCTGAAAAAATTCAGTCTCAGCTGACATCAGCCATTTATCTTGAAGACTCCTGGTGTCAGGTTTTTGGGTTGACGATTTACGGTATTCCTTGGACTTCAGCTGACGACTTAAGGCCAGAAGACGGAGCATTTGTACAGAAGCATTTAAGTCATTATACAAATTTTAAACTTAAAACTTCAATTAGCTGTCTGCGATTAACTGAAAAAGTTAATGGTCAAACATCATCCAAACCCACCACTACCGTCTCTAGCCCATGTCAGTCTAAAGGTTTTGTGCTGCCTAATATTGACGATGTTTCTAAACAATGGATGCATATTCCAGATAATACTGATGTCGTTGTAACTCACATGCCTGCATGGCGTCCTGAACTTTACGCCCATATAGCCGATCGTGTTAA ACCTGTTTTACACCTATGTGGTCATGATTTTGCTGGGTATGGAGTGATGTGGAAAAAAGGAACTCTGTTTTGTAATGCTGCTTTACAGCTCACTTCAACATTTCCGTCTACTGGTTTACCTAGGCGTCATTCCAAAAAATCAGTTAAACACAAGTCACATGACTCTAATGAGTATTCTTACGCGCTTGGTGATTTTCGGGAACCCCCACTGTACACAGCGAAACCCAATGGTCGACCCCGACCTCCAAGATGGCAACGAGGTTTACCAAAACAACTATCTCGTTTATTTTCAACTAACCAAAGTTCCACTGGTTGTTCTTTTTTCCGGCGTACTCGTACACTCAGTTCTGTTGTAGTTACACCGACACAGAGTTCAAAAGCTGCAGTAGCTCATACCAGCGCTGATATTGGATTTATATATGATCCAGATATGCGTGCCGGGATTGGTGCAATGGCTGTTAACGATCCAACATGTAGTGGTAGTACACATATAGGATATGCTAGCGGTGGAACTGGTTTATCTGGCAGTAATGTATGCTCTTCTGCTTGTCGTCGCAGTCCTATCGTTGTAGATGTTTATGTTGTCAATGATGATCAAAGTGTAATCCTTCCCCCATACGCCAGTTctctaataaatatattaaatactCAGGAATGTACAATTCATGATTaa
- the MPPED2_1 gene encoding Metallophosphoesterase mpped2, variant 2 (EggNog:ENOG4113B80~COG:S), whose product MCVASKIEPFYCTNPLQTTSLLNFRNLNVYVVGEVGHPKAKVIRIVHISDTRGAHDAFTENIPRGHILIHSGDFTSHPPSLSLRFSTWCKSITGKLPRFKKRHSSPIKNWKQQIKEIDNFFAQQPHDFKIFVPGCWETWYSDSSGDCPTPEKIQSQLTSAIYLEDSWCQVFGLTIYGIPWTSADDLRPEDGAFVQKHLSHYTNFKLKTSISCLRLTEKVNGQTSSKPTTTVSSPCQSKGFVLPNIDDVSKQWMHIPDNTDVVVTHMPAWRPELYAHIADRVKPVLHLCGHDFAGYGVMWKKGTLFCNAALQLTSTFPSTGLPRRHSKKSVKHKSHDSNEYSYALGDFREPPLYTAKPNGRPRPPRWQRGLPKQLSRLFSTNQSSTGCSFFRRTRTLSSVVVTPTQSSKAAVAHTSADIGFIYDPDMRAGIGAMAVNDPTCSGSTHIGYASGGTGLSGSNVCSSACRRSPIVVDVYVVNDDQSVILPPYASSLINILNTQECTIHD is encoded by the exons ATGTGTGTGG CATCAAAAATCGAGCCGTTTTATTGTACCAATCCTCTCCAAACCACCTCACTACTCAATTTTAGGAATTTGAATGTATATGTAGTTGGTGAAGTTGGACACCCCAAGGCGAAAGTTATTCGTATTGTGCATATCTCAGATACAAGGGGGGCACATGATGCCTTCACAGAAAATATTCCACGAGGACACATTCTGATTCATTCTGGCGATTTTACATCTCACCCACCTTCGCTCAGCCTCCGCTTTTCAACATGGTGTAAGAGTATAACTGGTAAACTTCCTCGATTTAAAAAGCGCCATTCATCACCCATTAAGAACTGGAAACAACAAATCAAAGAGATTGATAATTTTTTTGCTCAACAGCCACATGATTTTAAAATCTTTGTTCCGGGTTGCTGGGAAACATGGTATTCGGATTCATCTGGTGACTGTCCTACGCCTGAAAAAATTCAGTCTCAGCTGACATCAGCCATTTATCTTGAAGACTCCTGGTGTCAGGTTTTTGGGTTGACGATTTACGGTATTCCTTGGACTTCAGCTGACGACTTAAGGCCAGAAGACGGAGCATTTGTACAGAAGCATTTAAGTCATTATACAAATTTTAAACTTAAAACTTCAATTAGCTGTCTGCGATTAACTGAAAAAGTTAATGGTCAAACATCATCCAAACCCACCACTACCGTCTCTAGCCCATGTCAGTCTAAAGGTTTTGTGCTGCCTAATATTGACGATGTTTCTAAACAATGGATGCATATTCCAGATAATACTGATGTCGTTGTAACTCACATGCCTGCATGGCGTCCTGAACTTTACGCCCATATAGCCGATCGTGTTAA ACCTGTTTTACACCTATGTGGTCATGATTTTGCTGGGTATGGAGTGATGTGGAAAAAAGGAACTCTGTTTTGTAATGCTGCTTTACAGCTCACTTCAACATTTCCGTCTACTGGTTTACCTAGGCGTCATTCCAAAAAATCAGTTAAACACAAGTCACATGACTCTAATGAGTATTCTTACGCGCTTGGTGATTTTCGGGAACCCCCACTGTACACAGCGAAACCCAATGGTCGACCCCGACCTCCAAGATGGCAACGAGGTTTACCAAAACAACTATCTCGTTTATTTTCAACTAACCAAAGTTCCACTGGTTGTTCTTTTTTCCGGCGTACTCGTACACTCAGTTCTGTTGTAGTTACACCGACACAGAGTTCAAAAGCTGCAGTAGCTCATACCAGCGCTGATATTGGATTTATATATGATCCAGATATGCGTGCCGGGATTGGTGCAATGGCTGTTAACGATCCAACATGTAGTGGTAGTACACATATAGGATATGCTAGCGGTGGAACTGGTTTATCTGGCAGTAATGTATGCTCTTCTGCTTGTCGTCGCAGTCCTATCGTTGTAGATGTTTATGTTGTCAATGATGATCAAAGTGTAATCCTTCCCCCATACGCCAGTTctctaataaatatattaaatactCAGGAATGTACAATTCATGATTaa